The Enterobacter mori genomic interval GATTGCCCTGCACAGCCTGCTGGGCCGCAATATGAAAGATTACTTCGGCGGCTGGAATCTTTCCCTGTTTAGCGCCTCACCGGAGCTGCTGAGCTGCCTGCAGCTGCGCGCCGATCGCCAGTTTAAGGCGAAAAACGGACCGCTGGACTGCGTGCAGAAAAACTACCATCTGGCAGAAAAAGCGGCAGACAGCAAGCCGTCCGGCGTGGCGGAAGATTACGCCAACCGCCTGCGCAAGAACCTGAAGAAATATGAGAAGTGGGCGAAGCAGGAAGGGATTGAATGCTACCGCCTGTACGACGCCGACCTGCCGGAGTACAACGTGGCGGTTGACCGCTACGCGGACTGGGTGGTGATTCAGGAATATGCGCCACCGAAAACTATTGATGCGCAAAAAGCGCGTCAGCGTATGCTGGACGTTATTGCGGCAACCATCGCCGTGCTGGGCATTACGCCGAACAAACTGGTACTGAAAACCCGCGAGCGCCAGAAGGGCAAAAACCAGTATCAGAAGATGGGCGAGAAGGGCGACTTTATCGAAGTGGGCGAGTACAACGCACGCCTGTGGGTAAACCTGACCGACTATCTTGATACCGGCCTGTTCCTTGACCACCGTATCGCGCGCCGCATGCTGGGTCAGATGAGCAAGGGCAAAGATTTCCTCAACCTGTTCTCCTACACCGGCAGCGCCAGCGTGCATGCGGGTCTGGGCGGCGCGCGCAGCACCACCACCGTGGATATGTCCCGCACCTATCTGGAATGGGCGGAGCGTAACCTGCGTCTGAACGGCCTGACCGGACGCCAGCATCGCCTGATGCAGGCCGACGTGCTGGGCTGGCTGCGTGATACCGACGAGCAGTTCGATCTGATCTTTATCGATCCGCCGACCTTCTCCAACTCCAAGCGTATGGAGGATAGCTTTGATGTTCAACGCGATCACCTGCGCCTGATGACCGACCTGAAACGCCTGCTGCGTAAAGGCGGCACCATTATGTTCTCGAACAACAAACGCGGCTTCCGCATGGATCATGAAGGCTTAGCCACACTGGGACTGAAAGCGCAAGAAATCAGCCAGAAAACGCTGTCTCAGGACTTTGCCCGTAACCGTCAGATCCATAACTGCTGGTTAATCTCAGCGGTCTGAAAGGAAATATAAATGTCACTAATTAGCATGCACGGCGCCTGGCTGTCTTTCAGCGATGCGCCCCTTCTCGACGATACTGAACTGCACATTGAAGATAACGAACGTGTTTGTCTGGTAGGCCGTAACGGCGCGGGTAAATCCACGCTGATGAAGATCCTGAACCGTGAGCAGGGTCTGGATGACGGCCGTATCGTTTACGAACAAGATCTGATTGTTTCTCGACTGCAGCAGGATCCACCGCGTAACGTGGCGGGTACCGTCTACGACTTCGTGGCGGAAGGGATCTCTGAACAAGCCGAATACCTGAAGGGCTATCATGAAATTTCGCATCTGGTGATGACCGACCCAAGCGAAAAAAATCTTAATGAAATGGCGCGCCTGCAGGAACTGCTGGATCATCACGGCCTGTGGCAGCTTGAAAGCCGTATCACTGAAGTGCTGGACCAGTTAGGTCTGGATGCGGATATGGAGCTGGCATCACTTTCCGGAGGTTGGCTGCGTAAAGCGGCACTGGGTCGCGCGCTGGTCAGCGGTCCGAAAGTCCTGCTGCTGGACGAACCGACCAACCACCTGGACATTGAAGCCATCGACTGGCTGGAAGGGTTCCTGAAGACCTTCAACGGCACCATCATCTTCATTTCGCACGACCGTTCGTTTATCCGCAACATGGCGACCCGCATTGTCGATCTCGATCGCGGCAAACTGGTGACCTATCCTGGCGATTACGACACCTATCTGCTGGAAAAAGAAGAAAACCTGCGCGTAGAAGAGCTGCAAAACGCTGAGTTTGACCGCAAGCTGGCGCAAGAAGAGGTCTGGATCCGCCAGGGTATCAAAGCCCGCCGTACCCGTAACGAAGGCCGCGTACGTGCGTTAAAAGCGATGCGTAACGAGCGTAGCGCCCGCCGTGAGGTGATGGGTAGCGCGAAGATGCAGGTGGAAGAGGCATCCCGCTCGGGCAAAATCGTCTTTGAGATGGAAGACGTGAATTACCAGGTAGACGGCAAAGTGCTGGTAAAAGACTTTTCCGCTCAGGTTCAGCGTGGCGACAAGATTGCCCTTATTGGCCCTAACGGCTGTGGTAAAACCACGCTGCTCAAACTGATGTTAGGCCAGCTGCAGGCTGATAGCGGTCGCGTTCACTGTGGTACGAAGCTGGAAGTGGCCTACTTCGACCAGCACCGTGCGGAGCTTGATCCGGACAGAACGGTGATGGATAACCTCGCTGAAGGTAAGCAAGAAGTGATGGTTAACGGTAAGCCGCGCCACGTGCTGGGCTACCTGCAGGACTTCCTGTTCCATCCGAAACGTGCAATGACGCCGGTACGCGCGCTGTCTGGCGGCGAGCGAAATCGTCTGCTGCTGGCACGTCTGTTCCTGAAGCCTAGTAACCTGTTGATTCTCGATGAACCAACCAACGATCTGGATGTCGAAACGCTGGAATTACTGGAGGAGTTAATCGACGGTTATCAGGGAACCGTGATGCTGGTGAGCCACGATCGTCAGTTTGTTGATAACACCGTGACCGAGTGCTGGATTTTTGAAGGTGAAGGTCGGATTGGTCAATACGTGGGCGGTTATCATGACGCGCGTGGACAACAAACCCAGTCGCTGCTGCAAAAACAGGCAAAATCCAAAAGTTCACCGGAACCGGTCATAGCAAAAGCAGAAACTGTCAAAAAATCTCCTGCTAAAATGAGCTATAACCTGCAGCGCGAACTGGAAGGCTTACCTCAGCGTCTTGAAGAACTGGAAGCAGCTCTTGAAACGCTGCAAATCCAGGTTGCTGATGCGTCATTCTTTACGCAGCCGCACGACTATACTCAGAAAATATTGGCTGAACTGTCCGCGGCTGAAAAAGCCCTGGAAGAAGCATTTGAGCGCTGGGAGTACCTCGAGTCTCTGAAAAACGGCGCATAACAGGGATTAACTATGTGTGACCAGCACCACGCCGACAGGCATATATTATGCTCGCAATGCGATATGCTCGTGGCGTTGCCAGAGCTTGGTCACGGACATAAAGCCCTGTGTCCACGTTGCGGCGCAACGTTGACGACGGAGTGGGACGCGCCCAGGCAGCGTCCCACTGCTTATGCCCTTGCTGCATTGTTCATGCTGCTGCTTTCCAATCTCTTCCCCTTCATCTATATGAAGGTCGGTGGGATGACAAGCCAGGTGAATCTGCTTGAAATCCCGTGCGTAATGTTCTCGGAAGATTACGCCAGCCTTGGCACCTTTTTTCTGCTGTTTGTCCAGATAGTCCCGGCGTTTTGCCTGGTCGTTATTCTGTTGCTGGTCAACCGCGTCAGGATGCCCACCGCCTTAAAAATCAGACTCGCGCGTATCCTTTTTCAGCTCAAAAGCTGGGGAATGGCCGAGATCTTTCTGGCGGGGATTCTGGTCAGTTTCGTCAAGCTGATGGCCTATGGTGATGTTGGAATTGGCAGCAGTTTTATTCCCTGGTGCCTTTACTGTGTATTACAGCTGCGCGCCTTCCAGTGCGTGGACAGGCGATGGGCGTGGGATGACATCGCGCCAGCACCGACGCTTGCGCAGACGGTGAAGGTCGGGGTGCCCGGTATCCGTCAGGGTCTGCGCTCTTGCTCATGCTGTACCGCCGTGCTGCCCGCCGATCTCAACGTG includes:
- the rlmKL gene encoding bifunctional 23S rRNA (guanine(2069)-N(7))-methyltransferase RlmK/23S rRNA (guanine(2445)-N(2))-methyltransferase RlmL, whose protein sequence is MNSLFASTARGLEELLKTELEGLGAQECQVVQGGVHFEGDTRLIYQSLMWSRLASRIMLPMKECKVYSDLDLYTGVQMIDWTEIFTPNATFAVHFNGVNDEIRNSQYGALRVKDAIVDCFTRKNKERPNVDRENPDLRINVWLNGDTASISLDLSGAGLHLRGYRDRTGMAPIKETLAAAIVMRSGWQPGTPLLDPMCGSGTLLIEAAMLATDRAPGLHRGHWGFKGWAQHDEALWKEVKDDAQTRARKGLAEYTSHFYGSDSDPRVIERARSNARRAGIGELVTFEVKDVANLTNPLPKGPYGTVISNPPYGERLDSEPALIALHSLLGRNMKDYFGGWNLSLFSASPELLSCLQLRADRQFKAKNGPLDCVQKNYHLAEKAADSKPSGVAEDYANRLRKNLKKYEKWAKQEGIECYRLYDADLPEYNVAVDRYADWVVIQEYAPPKTIDAQKARQRMLDVIAATIAVLGITPNKLVLKTRERQKGKNQYQKMGEKGDFIEVGEYNARLWVNLTDYLDTGLFLDHRIARRMLGQMSKGKDFLNLFSYTGSASVHAGLGGARSTTTVDMSRTYLEWAERNLRLNGLTGRQHRLMQADVLGWLRDTDEQFDLIFIDPPTFSNSKRMEDSFDVQRDHLRLMTDLKRLLRKGGTIMFSNNKRGFRMDHEGLATLGLKAQEISQKTLSQDFARNRQIHNCWLISAV
- a CDS encoding ABC transporter ATP-binding protein; this encodes MSLISMHGAWLSFSDAPLLDDTELHIEDNERVCLVGRNGAGKSTLMKILNREQGLDDGRIVYEQDLIVSRLQQDPPRNVAGTVYDFVAEGISEQAEYLKGYHEISHLVMTDPSEKNLNEMARLQELLDHHGLWQLESRITEVLDQLGLDADMELASLSGGWLRKAALGRALVSGPKVLLLDEPTNHLDIEAIDWLEGFLKTFNGTIIFISHDRSFIRNMATRIVDLDRGKLVTYPGDYDTYLLEKEENLRVEELQNAEFDRKLAQEEVWIRQGIKARRTRNEGRVRALKAMRNERSARREVMGSAKMQVEEASRSGKIVFEMEDVNYQVDGKVLVKDFSAQVQRGDKIALIGPNGCGKTTLLKLMLGQLQADSGRVHCGTKLEVAYFDQHRAELDPDRTVMDNLAEGKQEVMVNGKPRHVLGYLQDFLFHPKRAMTPVRALSGGERNRLLLARLFLKPSNLLILDEPTNDLDVETLELLEELIDGYQGTVMLVSHDRQFVDNTVTECWIFEGEGRIGQYVGGYHDARGQQTQSLLQKQAKSKSSPEPVIAKAETVKKSPAKMSYNLQRELEGLPQRLEELEAALETLQIQVADASFFTQPHDYTQKILAELSAAEKALEEAFERWEYLESLKNGA
- the pqiA gene encoding membrane integrity-associated transporter subunit PqiA; this encodes MCDQHHADRHILCSQCDMLVALPELGHGHKALCPRCGATLTTEWDAPRQRPTAYALAALFMLLLSNLFPFIYMKVGGMTSQVNLLEIPCVMFSEDYASLGTFFLLFVQIVPAFCLVVILLLVNRVRMPTALKIRLARILFQLKSWGMAEIFLAGILVSFVKLMAYGDVGIGSSFIPWCLYCVLQLRAFQCVDRRWAWDDIAPAPTLAQTVKVGVPGIRQGLRSCSCCTAVLPADLNVCPRCEMKGHVRRKNSLQWTMALLVTSIMFYLPANILPIMITDLLGDKMPSTILAGVILLWGEGSYPVAGVIFIASIMVPTLKMIAIAWLCWDAKGHGKRDSERMHLIYEVVEFVGRWSMIDVFVIAVLSALVRMGGLMSIYPAMGALMFALVVIMTMFAAMTFDPRLSWDREPESSHEEE